From the genome of Ignavibacteriales bacterium, one region includes:
- a CDS encoding phosphatase PAP2 family protein, whose translation MKRKIYFSLFLIIISGSSLFGQLKYTFPQFFRETGDFIKQPAKWDGGDWLKIGVVSVASFLMMETVDQPIRDAVLKDQRYSKSFPIEFGRMWGEIYSPIVLFSGFAAYSLIANDIGTRKIAYEVGQASLYAAGISFVLKLAIGRSRPYLNEGAHSFSPFASIFNQDNKSIPSGHSTVAFILSTVLSRNIKSPVWKALVYLPAVLTLISRVYQDQHWASDAFAGAALGYFVATWVVDHHENNSNSILGMSPTYPISIRIALN comes from the coding sequence ATGAAACGTAAAATTTATTTCTCGTTATTCTTAATTATAATATCTGGATCTTCTCTCTTTGGACAACTTAAATATACTTTTCCTCAGTTCTTTAGAGAAACTGGCGACTTCATCAAACAACCAGCTAAATGGGATGGAGGAGACTGGCTAAAAATAGGTGTAGTAAGCGTGGCATCATTTTTAATGATGGAAACTGTCGATCAACCTATTCGAGATGCGGTTTTAAAAGATCAAAGATATTCCAAGAGTTTTCCAATTGAATTCGGAAGAATGTGGGGAGAAATATATTCACCTATAGTTTTGTTTAGCGGGTTTGCCGCATATTCGCTAATAGCTAATGATATTGGAACAAGAAAAATTGCTTATGAAGTAGGTCAGGCATCACTCTATGCCGCGGGGATTTCATTTGTATTAAAACTTGCAATTGGTAGATCAAGACCATATTTAAATGAAGGAGCACATTCATTCAGTCCCTTTGCATCAATTTTTAATCAGGACAACAAATCAATACCAAGCGGTCACTCTACTGTCGCATTCATACTTTCAACTGTTCTTTCAAGAAATATTAAATCACCCGTTTGGAAAGCGTTGGTTTACTTACCGGCAGTGCTCACTCTAATTTCTCGTGTTTATCAAGATCAGCACTGGGCGTCAGATGCTTTTGCCGGAGCTGCACTTGGTTACTTTGTTGCAACATGGGTTGTTGATCATCATGAGAATAACAGTAATTCAATATTAGGAATGTCTCCAACTTACCCGATATCGATCAGGATTGCATTGAATTGA